The sequence CTGGCGGCTCATAGACAATGCTCACTGGAACAGAATTGCCGCTCTTTCACAGGCCATGGAGGAAATGAGAAGGCATGCAAGCAATTACGCTGCCAGGATAGAGGCCAATACTCAGGCGCTGGGCAGGAGTCTTGGCGAAGAAGGTGTCGTCTGCAAGTTCAGCGGAATTGGCTATTCCAGGTCACACCAGCTGCATCTTGACTCTGATGCGCTGGCAAGCATGGATCTGTCGTTAGCAAAGCTGAATGAAGAACTTGAAAAAAATGATATCATAGTCGACACGACAGGGAGAATAGGAACTTCCGAAGTGTCCAGGCTGGGCATGGGTGCCAGGGAGATGCGGTTAATATCCGCCCTTGTCGGAGGCGCGCTCAGGGGCGAAAATGTGAAAGCGGAAGCAAACAGATTGAGAAAAAGATTTGATGTGCACTACTTATGATGCAAGGTGACAAATCAAAACCGTTTGTACTGGATACCAGCGCAATGTATAACGGCACGGATTATCCAGCGGACGCAATCCTCTTTTCCACGCCGAAGGTTGTAAGCGAGGTTAAACATGTATACCGTTCCAGCAGGGCAGAACTCTTTGTAGACACACGATTGAAAATCATTGAGCCGGCTGCGCGCAGTGTTGAAAAGGTCGTTGAAGTCGCAAAGAAGAACGGAGATATCGCCAGGCTGTCACCTGCAGACATTGAGGTACTTTCACTTGCTTATGAACTCAACGCAGTCGTAATAACCGAAGACTATTCAATTCAGAACACTGCTTCGGGACTGGGAGTCGAATTCCGCTCACTCTACATACCCCGGATTGCAAGCTATATCGAGTGGACACTCGTATGTGAATCGTGCAGGAGAGAATCGTGCAGCAGGGAAGAAAGGGTTTGCAGAATTTGCGGGGGGAGAATGATAACGGTCAAAAAGAAAAGCAGACCAATTTCAGATTCACGCAGGGGTCAGTGATCCTTGCCTGCCTTGGAATAGGTTACAACCGCAACCAGCGATAATGCAATGATTGACGCGGCGACGAAGCTGCCGGATTCAAAGAACGGAGCATACGGCATATCGTGCGCGACGTATGGCGGCTGATGCAACTGGCTCAGGTTGAAATTTGAAGAGCCTGTTCTTGAATAAGGCAGTGAGGAAAAGGGAAATTGCGGTTGGACCGGAAATGTCCCTGACAGCGAAACCGATGGCAATGCAGAGATGGGAAAATGTAGCGATGCCGGGATCTGGAGGTCTGCAAAATTGACATTTATGGGAGGTCTCGGCTGAGCCGCATGAAGGGAATAGAATGTGAACATATCCAGAGGCACATCCGACAGGGAGACAAATCTGTTCAATGGCGGCATGTTCCAGTTGTAATCGATGAACGCCAAGAGCGAAGCGTGATTCATCGGTGTGTTCGAAATATAATCTTCCTTTGCATACGGGGAAACAAGGATCAGGGGAACCCTGAAGCCAAGCTGCTGGCCATCAATGGATGGCGGGGGGACATTGTCATAAAATCCTCCACCCTCGTCATAATTTATAAACACAGCCGTGCTGTTCCATTCAGGGCTGAACATTATCTTCTGCAGAATAAAAGTGAGCCACAGCTCACCGGCAAGCATGTTGTCTGAAGGATGCTGGCTGTAGCCTGTCACGCCGAGTCCTATAGGTTCGAGATAGCTGACAGCCGGCAGTGTGTTGTTCTGAAGTTCGCCGAAGAAGGAGGTCCAGCTCCGTATGTTTGAAGAATATGCTGAAACACCGTAGACATAGTCGAGGATGATTGTTCCGAGCGTGGGGTCATAGACGTAGTAGCCCCATGAAACATGGTATCTGTTGAGTTCTGAGAATATCGTTTCCGAATACGGGATGTACGGAGGTGGGCCATAGTCGTTTATCACGGGGGAATAGCCTGCAATGCCGTACAGCCTGTTTGGCATTGTCGCGGTCAGCGCACTTGAAAAGTACATGTCACCTATTGCATACTGCTCCGCAATATCCCACTCTATTGCGAGCTGGGAGGAAGTGTAGTATGTCAGCGACTGTACACCGGAATTCAGTCTGAATCCGTTCATTTTACCGCCGTTCCAGTCGAGATGGTAGGCAGTATACCCTTCAACAGGATCAGGGGTAGAAAACACACCTGGCCGGACCGCGGTGAGGTTGGAAAGGCCGCCGGCTGTCAGCAGGTTATCGGGCACCGTGAGCTGGGAGGTGATGTTTTCGGCTGAAGAATTGCCGCCCGAAGGGTATGAACCGAAGATGTTGTCGAAACTGTGATTCTCCATTGTTATCAGGATGACATGCCGTATTGGTGTTGTGGTTGAGGAGGATGCACCCGCAGCTGAGGGCAGAAACGCCGTAAGGACGAGTGATGCAATGAGTAATGAAGAAGCGCATGCCGCAACACGTGAACGGGCCTCCCGCCTGCCGCCGCTGACAGCGCTTCGGACCGCAGCACAGACAGAAGTCTGCCTAATGCACTACACCTCTTCCAGTTTTAATCAGCGAGCCAATAAACAAAATAAAAAGCAGCGTGAATTCGAACACGACAGGCGCAAGAATTATCAGAGGCATATATCTGTAGAACAGTATGAGATATACAGAGAGGAGCACAGCAACGACAACCAGATTCTCCAGTCCCATGAATATCGAATTTACAGACAGAACTTTTCCGATTCCTAAGGATTTGAGATAGACAGAGGAAGTGAAAAGTAATCCCGACATAGTCAGAAACGAAAATACCATGGTAACGTTGTCGGCAATAACCGGATTGTTATAAGAATAGTAGAAAACCGGAATGACGCAGACAACTGTTATAAGAAGCGAGTACAAGATGCGGGCCGGCGTTTTGCAGAAGTAGACAGATGCTGCAAACGGAAAGACCAGGGAACCGGTTATGATGCCGCCTAGCACGTAGGGGATGGCCGTAGCCGTTCCGACTGCATAGATGAAACCGGAGAGGTAAATCACAGCCAGGGAAAGTGTGGCTCCCCAGACCGTATAGAATAAATTTAAAATGACCTTTTTGCCTTTCAACATTTCACGGGCGGGAGAATCAGCATCTCCGTTTTATAAGCATCTTTCCAGCAATGATTACCAGTAAATTTGTAACAACAAATTTTGTAGTAATATGTTTATATCCTGCCTGATTAGCAGATATGGTGAAAATGATACACGAACCACTGGAAAGCCAGATATTGGCAGCAGCAGAGGAGCTGAAAGCGGGAAACATCATATTTGTCCATGACTCATCTTCGAGAGAGAACGAGGTAGACATGGTTGCGTCGGCCTATATGTGCACCCCTGAGATGATTTCAACAATGAGGGAGAGAGCAGGAGGATTAATTTGCTCTGCAATAGGGAACGAGGTTGCGGCCAACATACATCTGCCATTCATGCATGAAATACTCGAACTTTCACATGAAAAATATCCGGATCTCACTTCCATGATAGAGACAAGAACGCCATACGGCGGCAGACCTGCCTTCTCCATATCCGTCAATCACAGGGATGTCTTCACCGGTGTCAGTGACGGCGAAAGATGTATGACAATCAGGCAGATAGGCAATGTTGCGAAACTCGCGGCCGAAGGGAGAGATGCGAACAGTGAGTTCTATTCAAAGCTCAAATCTCCCGGCCATGTGCCTCTTCTGATTGAGGCAAGGAATTCGCTCGCGGAGAGACGCGGGCACACAGAACTTTCAATCAGGCTCGCCAGGATTGCTGGACTGCCACCGGCTACAGTGGTCTGCGAGATGCTTGACTCCCGCACGCACAAATCACTTGATCTGGAGAAAGCAAGAAGAATTGCCGGTGAACTGAAGCTTCCGATCATCGAGGGCGAGATGCTTCAATGAGGAAAAATTGATGAAAGGGAAGCGGGAAGATATCCGGGCAGCAATTGTCTGCTCGACGTTTAATGAAGACATAACCTCCAGGATGTTTGAGGCTGCGGTAAGGGAATGCGACCGCCAGCATATGGAGGTAAAGGCATCATGCAGGATTCCCGGAGTTTTCGACATGCCACTCTTCGTGGACACTCTACTCCTGAGGAGGGATGTTGACTGTGCCATTACCCTTGGGGCAGTAATAAAGGGCGAAACTGACCATGATGACCTCATTGCAAGAACTACAGCTGCTGCAATTGTGAACATTGCACTGAAGCGGGGCAAGCCGGTGGCCCTGGGTATTACCGGCCCGGGCGTGTCATGGGAGCAGGCGGAGGCGAGGGCAGAGGAATATGCCATCAGGGCGACAGCGGCAGCAGCTGAAATGGTCAGAACACTGAGAACCATGCCGCACGCAGAAGACAGAGGCATGATGAAGACAAACGGTTGAAACGGGGACTGAGATTCTGGACGTGGAGAAACCGCAGGAAAGTATACTGATACAAAACACAACTGTGCTTGAGGGGTGTGAACTGAAACTTCTCGAATCTGTTGACATCTTCATTGATGGCGGCACTATAACGGATGTAGCCGAATCAGGCAACGCAGATTATTCAAAGAACGGGATAGGCAGAGTAATCGACGGCCGCGGAACTGTTGTCATCCCGGGATTCGTAAATGCACATGTGCACCTAAATGATGCACCGCTGAAGGATGCAGGCGCAGGAATGACGCTTGAGGAGATGGTGCATCCGGTCAGCGGGCTGAAGCGGTCTGGCATGCTGAAGTACAGTATGGAAGAGAGACTGAGGAGCGTTTCTTCGGCCCTGGCAGAAATGGCGCAATCCGGCATAACAGGTGCCATAGATTTTCATGAGGAGGATTACAGCATCATAGCACGATTGAAGGCATCGCTGCCGTCTGCTTCGCCTGCGGTACAGTTTCTTGGAAGACCGGCTGTCTATTTTTCGGAAAAGGAGATAGTGGAAAACCTGATGCTTGAAACTGACGAAATTGACGAGGGCAGACAAAGGCTCGAGCCTTTTGACGGAATAGCACTGAGCGGCTGCAACGAATACAGCGACGGAGCCATGGAACAGATACACGGAATGGCCAAAGGAAGGATGACCGGAATACATGCCGCCGAAACCATAAGATCTGACAGACTATCAAGGAAAATGACAGGGGAGAGCGAAGTAAAGAGGGCAATCGAGCATCTGAAGCCTGATTTTTTTGTACACCTCACGCATGCTGATGATGATGATCTCCGCATGATCTCAAAACAGGCAATAGGATCTGTAATCTGCCCGAGATCAAATGCGCTGTTTGGAGCCGGCATCCCGCCCGTCGGGAAGCTCATGGCATTGAAAATACCGGTTGCGCTGGGAACAGACAACCTCATGCTGAATTCCACGGACATGTTCAGGGAAATGGATTTCGCGTCAAAGGTGGCAGATATTGCTTCGGGTGAGCCTGGGACTGTCGAAGACGTCGAAGTGCTCAAAATGGCGACGCTAAACGGTGCAAACCTGATGAGCAGGGGCAGAAGTCATGGATGCATAGAGGCGGGAGGCAAGGCAGATCTCGTAGTGATCGATCTTAAATCAGAAAGAATGGAAGGAACGAACGATGTTGTGTCGGCAATCGTTCACAGAGCCGGCATCAGCGATATCATGTATACAGTAAAGGCGGGTAAAATTATTTACGAAAGACATTGCAGGGGAAGGGGGGTGGGGTGAATGTTCACAGGCATCGTGGAAGGAACTGCGATCGTAGTCGGTGCATATCGGCGGGAAGGAAACATGCGCCTGAGCGTGAGATTCAGGAGCAATGGAAGGGCCTACAGAACAGGAGAGAGCATCGCCATAAACGGTGCATGCCTCACTGCGGCTTCAGTCAGGAAGGATACAGTTTCATTCGACGTGATTGCCGAAACACTCAGAAAGACGAATCTGGGGGAGATCACAAAGGGCGACGTGGTAAACTTTGAAAGGAGTATGAGAAGTGCGGACCTGATTGGAGGACATCTCGTCGCCGGTCACATAGACGGAACCGGGAAAATATCGGAGATAGAGAATGAGGGCGGCTCTGTCCGGATGACAGTCCGGGTCCAGAAGAATATAGGCTCGATGATTTCAGAGAAGGGATTCGTTGCCGTTGACGGCGTAAGCCTCACTCCCGCGGATGTTTCAGAGAGCAGATTCAGCCTGTATCTAATTCCGGAAACCAGAAGGAGGACCACGTTTGGCGTAAGGGAAGTAGGAGACAGGGTAAATATTGAAATTGACATATTTGCGAAATACATAAAAAAGTTTGTAGACGTCCGGATGAACACGTAAATCAGCCTGCGGTTGGGCCTGGGGATAGGGTGTCCTTGCATTCCGGCAGCACAAAAAGGAACGCGGACGGTGATTTGCCAGGGTCCGGCTGTCAATATTATCATATTATGAACTAAGATGGCAAACTTAAATACTGGAGCATGCGACTTTTTATCCAAATGGCGTACGACATAGAGTTTGGCTGCAGGGCGCTGATAAACGTTATTGTCTCGAGGGAAACGAGACAGCGAATGGCAGAGGGAAATATACAAAAATTGCCAGAAAAAAGGCTGCTGGAATATATAAACTCACTAATAGATCTGGGATGGGTAAAAGAGGAAAGAGGCGACAAGAAAGATTCAGATTATGTTGTGTACGCATTTACGGAAAAGGGAAGAAGAATATATGAGAATCCATCGGAACTCCTGAACCTGTCGGATGCAGAGCAGGAACATGTTTCCTTGCTCAGGAGACTGGATGCGCTGAAGAGGGACGATTCAATTTCGATGATGCCCCAGACACTCATGGCACTTTCTGATCTCTGCCTGGGCAATGGAAGGTATGACAGCGCACTCATGTATGCAATGGATTTGCACAAAAGAGCGGAGGAACTCAAAAGCACTTTTTTTGTCGGTGAAGCCTCGATACTGATGGGGAGGGTGGAGAATGCCAGGGGAGAACTTGAATCATCGCTGAAATATTTCATAAACGCAACTGACGCATTCAACAGGATAGGTGAGGTATCCAGGGAGGCTGACAGTCTGAGATATGCAGGTGGCGTCTTGTTGAAAATGGGAGATTACAAGCAGGCCATGATGATGTTTGAGCAGAGCAAAGACAAGTTCTTCCACATCAGGCACATGATGGGAGTTGCCAAAGCTAAGGCTAACCTTGGCATACTTCATTCTCTGACGAAGAATTACGATACAGCGGAGAACTACTGGAAGAATGCGCTTGAATTTTTTGAGGCTCTTGAGGATAAAGAGAGTCAGACAAAGATATTGAATAACCTTGGCGCGATGCTTATAATGACAAAGAAATATGATGAGGCAGTAAATTATCTGAGAAAAGCAATAACTATCTCAAGAGAAGATAAAAACAAATATTCAGAATGCATAGGTATTCTCAATTTCGCCTATGCAAATGCTAAACTCGGCAAGTATGAAATTGCAAGGCAGGCTGTTGACTCAATTAATAATGCACTCAAAGAGGGATTTGACACTTATCTTCTCGCATACAATGAACTTGTAATGGCAATTTACACAACCTACAGAGGAAGCTGGAACGAAGCAGAAAAAAGATTCCTTGCGGCCATTAGATTTGCGACCACTTCAGGGAATGCAGAACTCATTTCTGAATGCCATGAAGAGTACGGCAGAGCACTTATGCAAAAAAATGAGCGTGAAAGGGCCGCGACTGAATTTACGGCATCAGTCTCGGTTTCGGAAAGCATCGCTATTACTGAACTTAGAAAAGGTTTGTCAAACGGCACATAGATTTGTAATTCACAATGGGTCCCAAAGTGGCAAAATATAACCTCCCCCTCTTTTTTTTGCAAAGGCGCGCAGGGCAACAGCCGGGCTGTAATCGAAGCCTGAAATCGTCAGCCTCCTCCAGCTGAGATTGCAGAAAGCAACAGCTATTGCTACCCACGAAGACGTGGTCTTGCTTACTATACTCGTCCCCTCGCAGTTCGGTTATCAGCAATTGCTCATTTAAAACATGTGTTCGATTGGGAACAACGAATTCGGTTTGGGATCCAGAATATGGATAAAGAGAGGTCCGACAGAATTGATTAATTGCCACGTCAAATCACATTGTTAGAGACATAAGGCTGATTTCATTTTGGCTTGAAAAACGGTAAAAAAATCCAGTGCCAGTGATCTGTAATTAATTTGACCGAAGATATTTTTTCCTAACCAATGTTTCACATCGAACAGAAATGTTTATCAAGTCGATAAATAATATAATTGTAATTAAATTAAAATATTTAGCAAAAGAAGTTCTTACTAAAATCGTATCAACATTAGTTTAATCGTAACCATTTTCATGCCAATAGGTCAAATATTGCGTATGCCTGTGTTTTTCCGTGCCCCGGATTTATGCATATATTGCAGGAGAAGACGATCCCAAAAAGTGCACTGCAAAGAAAATGGCCAGATTCAATCTTGCAACTGCAGTTCGAAGAATTTCGGCACTGCCTTCAGAGGCGGTTGTCCTTGATCCCGGGGCGCCCAAAGCCGTGTCGGCGGAGGACAGGAGCAGGATGGAAATATCAGGGATTGCAGTTCTTGATTTTTCCTGGCGAAATATAGAGGAAAGTATGCCGTCCCTCAAATTCCCTTACAGGAGGGCATTGCCATATCTTGTTGCTGCGAATCCGGTTATGTACGGGCGGCCGTGTCAGCTCAGCAGCGTCGAAGCTGTTGCGGCTGCATTGTTTATTTCAGGTTTCAGAGATCAGGCCTTAGAAGTGCTTTCAAAATTTTCCTGGGGAATGCGTTTCATTGAGCTCAATCGTGAACCGCTCGGGAGATATGCATCTGCAGAGACGAGTGCAGAGGTGGTATCGATACAGTGGGATTATGCAGGCATGGAAGATCCATGGTCGCCACAGAAGCCGGTTCATTCACAGAAATAGCCTGAGCCGGGGTCATAAGAGTTCCAGTGGAAACGCCATTTCTACTGCTTCTCATGCAGGTGCCCGCATGCTTTGTTTTCGGCAATCGGCCGATCAAGTTTATCTATCAAGTCATTTCTCACTGTCAGTGAACCCGTGAGATACAGATGGCTTATTCTGCAGTGATTCAGTACAGCGAGGAGGCACTCGTAGCAAAATGGGAGGAATTCTTCAATGAAACGGGTCTCAGAAGCCAGATAATGATCCTTGCAGACAAGTATCCGGAAGAACGGAGTGTGATGGTTCAGTTTTCCATCATAGACAGGTTCGACCCGGATTTTGCAGTCTTCCTGCTGGAGGATCCGACAAAGTCATTTCTTGCCTCACAGAAGGCCATAAAGAACCAGCTGGCACCTGAACGCCAGAACGTTTTGCTCAATCTGCGGGTAACCGGTCTCCCTGCAGACTCCCACATTGACATCAGGTATCTGAGGAGCAAACACCTGGGCAAATTTGTGTGTATAGAGGGACTGGTGAGAAAGGTCACGGAAGTGCGACCAAGGCTGCTTTCTGCGGCATTCAAGTGCGTGCGATGCGATGAGATAAATATCGTAGAGCAGGAAGGTATGATTCAGAGGGAACCACTTGAATGCTCGAAATGCGGCAAGGGACCAGGGGCCACGAAGTTCACTCTCATTCCTGAGGAGAGCACGTACATAGACACACAGAAGATAGAAGTGCAGGAGCCACCGGAGGGGTTGCGTGGAGGGGCCCAGCCGGAAAGACTCGAAGGGCACCTGATGGACGACATAACCGGAAGAATTTCCCCGGGTGACAGGGTAATTCTTAACGGAACACTCACAGGTGTACAGAAAACAGGACCACAGGGAAAATCAACACTTTTCAATATAATGCTGCAGGTCAATTCAGCAGAATACAGGGAACATGAATACGACGAGATCCAGATCACGCAGGAGGATATTGAGCAAATAAGGGAAGTCGCATCCAGAGGCGACATACTGCACGAGATTGCATCGTCGATATCCCCGACCATATACGGCTTCGATTTTGAGAAAGAGGCGTTCACGCTGCAACTGTTCAGCGGTGTATCCAAAGAGATGCAGGACGGTACGCGTATAAGGGGAGATATACACATACTTCTTGTAGGCGATCCGGGACTGGCGAAGAGTCAGCTACTGAGATATATGTCCGAGCTTGCACCGCGTGGCATATATGCCAGCGGAAAGAGTTCGTCCGCCGCCGGACTCACAGCTGCAGCTGTCAAGGATGAGTTCGGCGAAGGGAGATGGACTCTTGAAGCCGGCGCCCTCGTTCTTGCGGACAAGGGAATAGCCTGCGTCGATGAGCTTGACAAAATGACAGACTACGACAGGAGCGCAATGCACCAGATTATGGAGAGCCAGATAATCACCGTCGCAAAGGCGGGCATAACGGCGACGTTACAGGCCCGCTGCTCCATACTGGGTGCTGCCAACCCCCGTTACGGAAGATTCGAGGATGAGCAGCTCATCGCCGACCAGATCGATCTTCCTCCTGCGCTTCTCTCAAGATTCGACATGATATTTGTCCTCAAGGACAGACCTAACAGCGCAATTGACAGGAATATAGCGGATCATATTCTCAAGGCGCACAGAGTGGGTGAAAAAAGAAAAGTCCAGAGACTGCCTGAAGGCATTTCCGAAGAAACCGTTACGGAGGAGAGCAAACTTGTCGAACCGCGATTCGACAGGCAATTCCTGAGGAAATACGTTTCGTATGCAAAGAGAATCAATCCGGTTCTCAGCGACGATGCAATAAAGCTCATACAGGAGGAATATCTCAGAATACGTAAGATGGGCGAAGGGCAGGGCGCATCTGTACCCATAACGGCGAGGCAGCTTGAAGCATATGTGAGACTGTCTGAAGCAAGCGCAAGGGGACGGCTGAGTACCACGGTTGAGCGAGAGGATGCCGACAGGGCAATACGGATTGTCGGTTACTACCTTGCAAAGGTTATCGGTGGAGACATAGACAGGATTGCAGGTGAAATGAGCCACAGCCAGAGGGCCCATGTAAGCGTCATCCTTGATATTGTCAGAAAGGGCGGGGCAGATGGCATATCATTGGAGGAAATACTCGCCGAATCCGGCAGATACAATATAAGTGAGACTGAAACCCAGAGGCTCGTGGAGAAACTGTCCAAGGCCGGAGAATTATTCGAAATCAGGTCAGGTATTTACGGCCTGGTCCAAAAGTGATTTTATTGTTTTCCATAAAGATCCACAAGATGCCGAAAGAGACAATACTGGCGGTGTGCGACAGCGAAATTCTTGGCTGTAAATTCTCGGACGGAGAAAAGAGAATTGAAGTCTACAGGAGCTTCTACGGCGAGAAGGAAATAGCAGAAGAAAATCTGGAAAAATATCTGGTCAATGCAACGATAGTAAATCTCGTCGGACAGAGGGCGGTATCGCTTGCAATCAGTCTGGGATACGTCGATCCTGAAAGAATACTAACAATCGGAAACACTGTTCATGCCCAGTTTGCGGTTCTCGGGAGATGACGTTCGGTGGAGCGGAATATGCGGAGAGTACTGAAGTGTGTGATGCTCGATTTCGGCGGGACAATGATGTACCTGCGAAAGCCGTTTGAAGAAATACTGAATGAAGGCAATTTGGCTGTTTTCGAATTTGTCAGGGAACATGGCGCAGATGTTGACCTTGGTGAATATACGGAAACAAGCAGGAGGATTTTCTCAACATTCAAATCGTTTGAAGACGCAGAAAACAGGGACATCCCGGATACAGAGAAATATTACGCTGTTGCCTCGGAACTTTTTCCGGACATTACTGCAGCAGAGACAAAAAAGATGTCACAGACTATGAGTGGTTTGTTCTGGGATATTGTATCAAAATACCAGCTTCCTTCCCGGGGGCTTGCCGATGTGCTCAAGGAACTCAGGAATGGCGGCAAGAAGCTCGGAATTGTCTCGAATCACCACAACGGAGCCTCGCTGAGAAACTGGCTTTCGCAAGAGAATTTTGACAGATTCTTCGATGCAGTAGTTGTTTCCTCGGAGGTTGGATTCCGTAAACCGGACATCAGAATTTTTAAATTTGCTCTGAGCAGACTCGGTGCGCTTCCAGGCGAGACGCTCTTCGTGGGAGACGACATCAGAAACGACATTATTGGCGCAAGAACAGCAGGAATGGAGACGGTTCTGTTCTGCGGCAAACCGGCCAATTCGAACGGTTATGAATCAGAAGCAAAGGGACACGCCATAAAGAATTTCAGAGAACTTCTGGACATCATTTAAATTTCATGACCCGATATCACACTGCCGATCACCCGGACTTTCTGTCCTTTCACAAAAATGATTTGCCAGCAGTGACCTGCGCCTTGCCCGGCTTCTGCAGAAATGGCGGGCACAGGCACTTCCCAAAGATAGCAGCTGGATTCGAATTCCGGCATTCTGGCAATTCATGATCCGACGGCGCCAGTCTTGAAAAGCTCCGTTTCAAATAAGTTTATTATTGGGCTCATCCCTCCTCCTCATGAGGGAGAGGATGGGTGATTTACTCGGAATCCTGAGTGCGGTGTACGGTTCGTTTTCTCCGTGGAGCATTGCTTCGCTCCTGTCGAAGGATATTGGAGCCAGACCGGATCCTGGCGTGCTTCTTTTCATACTTGCACTGGCAGTCGGCCTGATAATTGCCGGTAGAAAGATGTGGAACATGATATTCATCAGCTACGGTGCGGCGGCCGG comes from Candidatus Sysuiplasma jiujiangense and encodes:
- a CDS encoding DUF367 family protein, producing MCFSVPRIYAYIAGEDDPKKCTAKKMARFNLATAVRRISALPSEAVVLDPGAPKAVSAEDRSRMEISGIAVLDFSWRNIEESMPSLKFPYRRALPYLVAANPVMYGRPCQLSSVEAVAAALFISGFRDQALEVLSKFSWGMRFIELNREPLGRYASAETSAEVVSIQWDYAGMEDPWSPQKPVHSQK
- a CDS encoding riboflavin synthase, translating into MFTGIVEGTAIVVGAYRREGNMRLSVRFRSNGRAYRTGESIAINGACLTAASVRKDTVSFDVIAETLRKTNLGEITKGDVVNFERSMRSADLIGGHLVAGHIDGTGKISEIENEGGSVRMTVRVQKNIGSMISEKGFVAVDGVSLTPADVSESRFSLYLIPETRRRTTFGVREVGDRVNIEIDIFAKYIKKFVDVRMNT
- a CDS encoding tetratricopeptide repeat protein, coding for MAYDIEFGCRALINVIVSRETRQRMAEGNIQKLPEKRLLEYINSLIDLGWVKEERGDKKDSDYVVYAFTEKGRRIYENPSELLNLSDAEQEHVSLLRRLDALKRDDSISMMPQTLMALSDLCLGNGRYDSALMYAMDLHKRAEELKSTFFVGEASILMGRVENARGELESSLKYFINATDAFNRIGEVSREADSLRYAGGVLLKMGDYKQAMMMFEQSKDKFFHIRHMMGVAKAKANLGILHSLTKNYDTAENYWKNALEFFEALEDKESQTKILNNLGAMLIMTKKYDEAVNYLRKAITISREDKNKYSECIGILNFAYANAKLGKYEIARQAVDSINNALKEGFDTYLLAYNELVMAIYTTYRGSWNEAEKRFLAAIRFATTSGNAELISECHEEYGRALMQKNERERAATEFTASVSVSESIAITELRKGLSNGT
- the ribB gene encoding 3,4-dihydroxy-2-butanone-4-phosphate synthase yields the protein MIHEPLESQILAAAEELKAGNIIFVHDSSSRENEVDMVASAYMCTPEMISTMRERAGGLICSAIGNEVAANIHLPFMHEILELSHEKYPDLTSMIETRTPYGGRPAFSISVNHRDVFTGVSDGERCMTIRQIGNVAKLAAEGRDANSEFYSKLKSPGHVPLLIEARNSLAERRGHTELSIRLARIAGLPPATVVCEMLDSRTHKSLDLEKARRIAGELKLPIIEGEMLQ
- a CDS encoding DUF424 family protein encodes the protein MPKETILAVCDSEILGCKFSDGEKRIEVYRSFYGEKEIAEENLEKYLVNATIVNLVGQRAVSLAISLGYVDPERILTIGNTVHAQFAVLGR
- a CDS encoding minichromosome maintenance protein MCM, translating into MAYSAVIQYSEEALVAKWEEFFNETGLRSQIMILADKYPEERSVMVQFSIIDRFDPDFAVFLLEDPTKSFLASQKAIKNQLAPERQNVLLNLRVTGLPADSHIDIRYLRSKHLGKFVCIEGLVRKVTEVRPRLLSAAFKCVRCDEINIVEQEGMIQREPLECSKCGKGPGATKFTLIPEESTYIDTQKIEVQEPPEGLRGGAQPERLEGHLMDDITGRISPGDRVILNGTLTGVQKTGPQGKSTLFNIMLQVNSAEYREHEYDEIQITQEDIEQIREVASRGDILHEIASSISPTIYGFDFEKEAFTLQLFSGVSKEMQDGTRIRGDIHILLVGDPGLAKSQLLRYMSELAPRGIYASGKSSSAAGLTAAAVKDEFGEGRWTLEAGALVLADKGIACVDELDKMTDYDRSAMHQIMESQIITVAKAGITATLQARCSILGAANPRYGRFEDEQLIADQIDLPPALLSRFDMIFVLKDRPNSAIDRNIADHILKAHRVGEKRKVQRLPEGISEETVTEESKLVEPRFDRQFLRKYVSYAKRINPVLSDDAIKLIQEEYLRIRKMGEGQGASVPITARQLEAYVRLSEASARGRLSTTVEREDADRAIRIVGYYLAKVIGGDIDRIAGEMSHSQRAHVSVILDIVRKGGADGISLEEILAESGRYNISETETQRLVEKLSKAGELFEIRSGIYGLVQK
- the ribH gene encoding 6,7-dimethyl-8-ribityllumazine synthase, producing the protein MKGKREDIRAAIVCSTFNEDITSRMFEAAVRECDRQHMEVKASCRIPGVFDMPLFVDTLLLRRDVDCAITLGAVIKGETDHDDLIARTTAAAIVNIALKRGKPVALGITGPGVSWEQAEARAEEYAIRATAAAAEMVRTLRTMPHAEDRGMMKTNG
- a CDS encoding amidohydrolase family protein, giving the protein MEKPQESILIQNTTVLEGCELKLLESVDIFIDGGTITDVAESGNADYSKNGIGRVIDGRGTVVIPGFVNAHVHLNDAPLKDAGAGMTLEEMVHPVSGLKRSGMLKYSMEERLRSVSSALAEMAQSGITGAIDFHEEDYSIIARLKASLPSASPAVQFLGRPAVYFSEKEIVENLMLETDEIDEGRQRLEPFDGIALSGCNEYSDGAMEQIHGMAKGRMTGIHAAETIRSDRLSRKMTGESEVKRAIEHLKPDFFVHLTHADDDDLRMISKQAIGSVICPRSNALFGAGIPPVGKLMALKIPVALGTDNLMLNSTDMFREMDFASKVADIASGEPGTVEDVEVLKMATLNGANLMSRGRSHGCIEAGGKADLVVIDLKSERMEGTNDVVSAIVHRAGISDIMYTVKAGKIIYERHCRGRGVG
- a CDS encoding alkaline phosphatase family protein yields the protein MENHSFDNIFGSYPSGGNSSAENITSQLTVPDNLLTAGGLSNLTAVRPGVFSTPDPVEGYTAYHLDWNGGKMNGFRLNSGVQSLTYYTSSQLAIEWDIAEQYAIGDMYFSSALTATMPNRLYGIAGYSPVINDYGPPPYIPYSETIFSELNRYHVSWGYYVYDPTLGTIILDYVYGVSAYSSNIRSWTSFFGELQNNTLPAVSYLEPIGLGVTGYSQHPSDNMLAGELWLTFILQKIMFSPEWNSTAVFINYDEGGGFYDNVPPPSIDGQQLGFRVPLILVSPYAKEDYISNTPMNHASLLAFIDYNWNMPPLNRFVSLSDVPLDMFTFYSLHAAQPRPPINVNFADLQIPASLHFPISALPSVSLSGTFPVQPQFPFSSLPYSRTGSSNFNLSQLHQPPYVAHDMPYAPFFESGSFVAASIIALSLVAVVTYSKAGKDH